The sequence below is a genomic window from Sphingomonas jaspsi DSM 18422.
CCATGTATCGCCTTCGCCGCCCGATCACGATCGCGCGCGATGACAGCGTCGCCGTTCATTGGACGAAGGACAGCGGCGATCCCGGCGTGTCCGATCCGCGCTTGTTTGACTTGGGTTGGCGATGGCTCGGCCCCGCCGACGAAGCCGCGACCGGTTGGCTGGAACATCGCCTGCGCCTCGGCGTGTGCGAAGGCGCGGCGGAACTGGGCGACCTGCTCTGGCTCGAATGCAACGCGGTCGAGCTGAACGGCGTCAGCTTCACCAAGGGCTGCTTCGTCGGGCAGGAGAACACCGCGCGGATGAATTGGCGGCAGAAGGTCAATCGGCGGCTGGTCGTGGTCGAAGGCGATGGCGGCGAGCGCACACGCATCGCCTATCCCGAC
It includes:
- a CDS encoding YgfZ/GcvT domain-containing protein; protein product: MAATTLTDRAIIRLNGEDVRGFLQGLVTSDVTKALPVWAGLLTPQGKCLFDFIVWADGDDLLIDCEAEQADALAKRLTMYRLRRPITIARDDSVAVHWTKDSGDPGVSDPRLFDLGWRWLGPADEAATGWLEHRLRLGVCEGAAELGDLLWLECNAVELNGVSFTKGCFVGQENTARMNWRQKVNRRLVVVEGDGGERTRIAYPDLGLSVVHSRVDDIPANAIRPDWLQTTA